A window from Chloroflexota bacterium encodes these proteins:
- the sdhD gene encoding succinate dehydrogenase, hydrophobic membrane anchor protein — MSIMRNWQIQRLSAVALLFFLTTHMVVVHYPPFHITFDRILERMANPVWKTIDILFLAFVLAHALSGVWAVVTDYDALYRWRKLIGAVAVVAGIAAFIFGAMTIMTFQPAGV; from the coding sequence ATGAGTATCATGCGAAACTGGCAGATCCAGCGACTGAGCGCGGTTGCCCTGCTGTTTTTTTTGACAACCCACATGGTTGTAGTTCACTATCCTCCCTTCCACATCACCTTTGACCGAATTCTGGAACGCATGGCCAACCCGGTCTGGAAGACGATCGACATCCTGTTTCTGGCCTTTGTACTGGCCCATGCCCTGAGCGGCGTTTGGGCCGTAGTGACCGACTATGATGCCCTGTACCGCTGGCGCAAGCTGATCGGGGCCGTCGCCGTGGTGGCCGGGATCGCTGCGTTCATCTTCGGCGCGATGACCATCATGACCTTCCAGCCGGCAGGTGTTTAG
- the wecB gene encoding UDP-N-acetylglucosamine 2-epimerase (non-hydrolyzing), which produces MSTRKKILSILGTRPEAIKLAPVIVELNRRPEIFDSRVCITAQHRDMLDQALLPFDIEVHHDLDIMMPGQSLAEVTSRAVAGLDRVILEEQPDVILVQGDTTTVFCGALAGYYNQVTVGHVEAGLRTGDKYSPFPEEGNRRLTGHLADLHFAPTEQARNALLREGISPDAIFVTGNTVIDSLLWMRDRVRGETPALPPGLAQQLADRQVVLVTGHRRESFGPGFENICWAIREVADRFDDVLFVYPVHLNPRVREPVKRILGSHDRIALIEPQPYESFVWLMDRSEIVLTDSGGVQEEAPSLGKPVLVMRETTERPEGIEAGNARLVGVEWDRIVAALAELLQHPKQRAAMGQVRNPYGDGQASVRIADILAQQ; this is translated from the coding sequence TTGTCAACACGCAAAAAGATTCTTAGTATCCTTGGCACACGGCCCGAGGCCATCAAACTGGCCCCGGTGATCGTGGAACTCAACCGCCGGCCCGAGATTTTCGACTCCAGGGTTTGTATCACGGCGCAGCACCGTGACATGCTCGACCAGGCCCTATTGCCCTTTGACATCGAAGTCCATCACGATCTGGACATCATGATGCCGGGGCAGTCGCTGGCAGAGGTAACCTCGCGGGCTGTAGCGGGACTGGATCGGGTCATCCTGGAGGAGCAACCGGACGTTATCCTGGTGCAGGGGGATACCACCACCGTTTTCTGTGGCGCGCTGGCAGGCTATTACAACCAGGTGACGGTCGGCCACGTCGAGGCAGGACTGCGCACCGGCGACAAGTATTCACCCTTCCCGGAAGAGGGCAATCGCCGCCTGACCGGCCACCTGGCCGATTTACATTTTGCCCCCACCGAACAGGCCAGGAACGCCCTGTTGCGGGAGGGAATCTCGCCGGACGCCATTTTTGTTACCGGCAACACCGTCATCGATTCCCTGCTCTGGATGCGCGATCGGGTGCGCGGGGAAACGCCGGCATTGCCCCCGGGCCTGGCGCAGCAGCTGGCTGACCGGCAAGTGGTCCTGGTGACAGGGCATCGCCGGGAGAGCTTCGGCCCAGGTTTCGAGAACATCTGTTGGGCCATTCGGGAGGTTGCCGATCGATTCGACGATGTACTGTTCGTCTATCCGGTCCATCTCAATCCCCGGGTGCGGGAGCCGGTCAAGCGCATCCTTGGGAGTCACGACCGGATTGCCTTGATCGAGCCCCAGCCCTACGAGTCCTTTGTCTGGTTGATGGATCGCTCGGAGATCGTTTTGACCGACTCCGGGGGTGTCCAGGAGGAGGCACCCTCCCTGGGCAAGCCGGTCCTGGTCATGCGGGAGACCACCGAACGCCCCGAGGGGATCGAGGCCGGCAATGCCCGCCTGGTGGGAGTGGAGTGGGATCGTATTGTTGCGGCGCTGGCGGAGCTGTTGCAACATCCCAAACAGCGGGCAGCTATGGGCCAGGTCCGTAATCCCTACGGCGACGGACAGGCGTCCGTTCGCATCGCAGACATCCTCGCTCAACAGTGA